The genome window TCAGACGGAAATGTTTTGATTGGTATGGAGGCTTTGCTGCGCTGGACAAATCCGAAGCTGGGCATGGTTTCACCGGCCGAGTTCATTCCGATTGCCGAAGAAAGCTCAACCATTATCAAGATTGTTGAATGGACGCTGAAAAAAGCCTGCCTGCAGGTAAAGGAGTGGAACTCCAAATATAACCGGCAGTTAAAAGTCGGTATTAATCTTTCGCCTAAATATATTGAAAAGCCTGATTTTTATGAGGGTTTGCAAAAACTGGTGCTGGCTCAGGGCTTAAATGTCAGTTGGCTGGATTTGGAAATTACCGAAACCAGCGTTATGCACCTGGATGTGTCCGTTATCGACTTGTTTAAAAAATTATCCGGTTTCGGTATCAGTACCAGTATTGATGATTTTGGTACCGGCTATTCTTCGCTTAGCTATATTAAAAATCTGAAAATTTCAACATTAAAAATAGCGAAAGAACTGGTAGACAGTCTTTCGCAGGATTCCAGCGATGCATTAATTGTCAACGCCATCATTAAAATGGCACAGGGCTTGAATATCAAGACGATTGCCGAAGGTGTGGAAACCAAGGAGCAAGTGGCAACCCTGTATCACCTCGGCTGCGATTATATTCAAGGCTACTATTTCGGCAAACCGCTGCCGGCCGAGGAGTTTGTTAAAATGCATTTATAATAGAAAATAGCCAGCTGCGTGCGGTCGCGCAGTTCTAGCTTCCCCAGCAGTTCGGAAATATAATTGCGCACCGTCCCCTCGCTTAAAAAAAGCTGTCCGGCAATTTCTTTGTTATTTAAGCCGTCGGCTACAGCTTTGATAATTTCGCTCTCCCTCTCTGACAGTTCCGGCGCTGCCGTCTTTTTCGGCTCCGCCGGGCTGTCAGCTTTTATTTTGGAAATAATTTCCTCGTCAAAAACCATACTGCCGGCGTATGCCGCCTGCAGTGCCGGAATAATGTGGGAAATATTCTGCTTTAAAATATAGCCCTTACAGCCAATCCGCAGCGCCCTGAAAATATATTCCTGATCCTCAAATGTTGTCAGCAGCAGCAGCTTGGCCTCTGGAAACTCCGCTAACAGCCGGCCGGCCGCTTCAATTCCATCGACTTTTTTCATCCGGATATCCGTCAGCACCAGATCCGGCTTGGTCTGGCGGTACAACTCCAGCAGCTCCTCGCCGTCACCGCCTTCGCCGACCACTTCAATCTTATTATATTCCATAATACTACGCAAAGAACTTAATACCAGCCTGTCATCATCTATTAATAAAACCCTCATATATCCTCCTGTATGTCTTTAAACCCGCTCCGGCGGCAAAACAATATGAATATAAAATCCATTCTTATAATAGTAATTCATTTTCCCGCCGTATTTCTGCACGATTTCTTCCATCCCCGTCAGTCCCATGCCGAGTGTCATCTGATCCGGCTCCTGCCCGCCGTCATCATACAGCAGCAGAATTTGATTGCCGCCCTGCTCCTTTAAAAACACGGTAAAGCTGCCGGCATCGGAATGCTTCATCGTATTGGTCAGTGCCTCCCGAATAATGCTGAAAATGTCCTTTTTCTTATCAAAGGAAAGATTGCTTTGAATCTGATTTTCGACATGAACCGTCATCTCCGCCGGTGCCGCCGCCGCCAGTTCATCCAAACTCCGTTCCAGCGAAAAAACGGTATCGTACATACCGCGGAGCTGGCCGCGGATATCGGTCATCCCGTTAGCCAAAGTGTCCTGCAAAAGCTGTAATCTCTCCTTTTTGGCCGGCTCG of Lachnospiraceae bacterium oral taxon 500 contains these proteins:
- a CDS encoding DNA-binding response regulator, translating into MRVLLIDDDRLVLSSLRSIMEYNKIEVVGEGGDGEELLELYRQTKPDLVLTDIRMKKVDGIEAAGRLLAEFPEAKLLLLTTFEDQEYIFRALRIGCKGYILKQNISHIIPALQAAYAGSMVFDEEIISKIKADSPAEPKKTAAPELSERESEIIKAVADGLNNKEIAGQLFLSEGTVRNYISELLGKLELRDRTQLAIFYYKCILTNSSAGSGLPK